From a single Anas acuta chromosome 16, bAnaAcu1.1, whole genome shotgun sequence genomic region:
- the LOC137865639 gene encoding tyrosine-protein phosphatase non-receptor type substrate 1-like isoform X2: MELLPRRPAWPLTCLVLLSLRPWPGADAQAGFQLHQPQKEVSVRVGETLTLICTATAGGSVGPVKWLKGWGSGSETIFDQKDPSSSRGTIAVNESNTNFTILISDVRPEDAGTYYCVKFRKGPTGNDELYRRGNGTVVFVQARPSNPTVSGPSDRVESGKMASFTCKSGGFFPSNISVKWFKDKTSIQSQLPNVTPGPSNFTYNMSSTVTVTLQKDDIRSELTCQVLHTTLTAPLTRSYHLSQILRVPPKVVMEPPGPVGLNETVSFTCDVQGFYPGSVTVTWLENGKEMNTGSSPRPTKTPEGLFNLRSTVAVEAVLEKNGSVFTCRVVHEGQDPLSSSATLWVAASGQKESNSPYTNGSSLFIYVAVGVVCTVLALLVVAILYLIRVKQSKGKSSPSARLHEPEKSSGTTTQDSDPNNMTYADLNFTKEKKNVQRVIEVSQQSEYACIQGSQAPASNDNLTYADLDMVHLSKAPRRPAPCPEETTSEYASVQIQRQ; the protein is encoded by the exons ATGGAGCTCCTGCCCCGCCGCCCTGCCTGGCCGCTGACCTGCTTGGTGCTGCTCAGCCTGCGCCCCTGGCCAG GTGCCGATGCCCAGGCAGGCTTTCAgctgcaccagccccagaaggagGTGTCGGTGAGAGTGGGGGAGACGCTGACCCTGATCTGCACCGCGACTGCAGGGGGTTCTGTTGGCCCCGTGAAGTGGCTGAAGGGCTGGGGCAGTGGCAGTGAGACCATTTTTGACCAAAAAGACCCCTCCTCATCCCGGGGGACAATAGCAGTGAATGAGTCCAACACAAACTTCACCATCCTCATCAGCGATGTCCGCCCCGAGGACGCCGGCACCTATTACTGTGTGAAGTTTCGCAAAGGACCCACCGGCAATGATGAGTTGTATCGGCGTGGCAATGGCACGGTGGTGTTTGTGCAGG CCAGACCCTCCAACCCCACTGTGTCCGGGCCCAGTGACCGAGTGGAGTCGGGGAAGATGGCATCCTTCACCTGCAAGTCTGGGGGGTTCTTCCCCAGTAACATCAGCGTGAAGTGGTTCAAGGACAAGACCTCGATACAGTCTCAGCTGCCCAATGTCACCCCTGGGCCATCGAACTTCACCTACAACATGTCCAGCACCGTGACGGTGACGCTGCAGAAGGACGACATCCGCTCAGAGCTCACCTGCCAGGTGCTGCACACCACGCTGACGGCCCCGCTGACGAGGAGTTACCATCTGAGCCAGATCCTGCGAG tTCCCCCCAAAGTGGTCATGGAGCCTCCAGGCCCCGTGGGGCTGAACGAGACGGTGAGCTTCACCTGCGACGTGCAGGGCTTCTACCCGGGAAGCGTGACCGTCACCTGGCTGGAGAACGGGAAGGAGATGAATACGGGGAGCAGCCCCCGTCCGACAAAGACCCCCGAGGGCTTGTTCAATCTGAGGAGCACGGTGGCGGTGGAAGCTGTGCTGGAGAAGAACGGCTCCGTGTTCACCTGCCGGGTGGTGCACGAGGGCCAGGACCCCCTCAGCAGCAGCGCCACGCTGTGGGTCGCCGCCTCAGGCCAGAAGGAATCCAACTCCCCCTACACAAACG GCAGTTCGCTCTTCATCTACGTTGCGGTGGGAGTGGTCTGCACCGTGCTGGCGCTGCTGGTGGTTGCAATTCTCTACCTCATCCGGGTGAAGCAGAGCAAGG GTAAAAGCTCGCCATCTGCTAG GTTACATGAGCCGGAGAAGAGCAGCGGGACAACCACCCAG GACTCCGACCCCAACAACATGACCTACGCTGACCTGAACTTCACCAAAGAGAAGAAGAACGTCCAGCGGGTCATCGAGGTGAGCCAGCAGTCGGAGTACGCCTGCATCCAGGGCAGCCAGGCGCCCGCCAGCAACGACAACCTCACCTATGCAGACCTGGACATGGTGCACCTCAGCAAGGCGCCCCGGCGGCCCGCCCCGTGCCCCGAGGAGACCACCTCCGAGTACGCCAGCGTCCAGATCCAGCGGCAGTGA
- the PDYN gene encoding proenkephalin-B, protein MARRALVLVLCLSLAAAASADCATQCSLCAGQGRGSESSVRPLMCLRECQGSSPPGAEWETCRKALALLAPLVALAEGTDPSPVEAEDEAEPEQELSPGELPLAPAKRYGGFMKKLAKGKLLALLRENAHSKGSLSKKFGGFSRKPGERAAPEDYPGPGDVGSEESAGPGAEGQELAELHKRYGGFMRRIRPKLKWDNQKRYGGFLRRQFKVTTRSDEDPSAYSAEILDL, encoded by the exons ATGGCACGGAGGGCgctggtgctggtgctctgcctctccctggCTGCGGCAGCCTCCGCCGACTGCGCGACCCAGTGCTCCCTGTGCGCCGGCCAGGGACGGGGCAGCGAGAGCAGCGTGCGGCCCCTG ATGTGCCTGCGGGAGTGCCAGGGCTCCTCGCCGCCTGGCGCCGAGTGGGAGACCTGCAGGAAGGCGCTGGCGCTGCTGGCCCCGCTGGTGGCCCTGGCCGAAGGGACAGACCCGTCCCCTGTGGAGGCAGAGGACGAGGCAGAGCCGGAGCAGGAGCTcagccccggggagctgccgCTGGCACCGGCCAAGCGCTACGGGGGCTTCATGAAGAAGCTGGCCAAGGGGaagctgctggccctgctgcgcGAGAACGCCCACAGCAAGGGCAGCCTCAGCAAGAAATTCGGGGGTTTCAGCCGCAAACCGGGGGAGAGGGCGGCCCCCGAGGACTACCCGGGGCCGGGGGACGTGGGCAGCGAGGAgtccgcggggccgggggccgaggggcaggagctggcggAGCTGCACAAGCGCTACGGCGGCTTCATGCGCCGGATCCGGCCCAAGCTGAAGTGGGACAATCAGAAGCGCTACGGGGGCTTCCTGCGGCGGCAGTTCAAGGTGACCACGCGGTCGGACGAGGACCCCAGTGCCTACTCAGCGGAGATCTTAGACCTATAG
- the STK35 gene encoding serine/threonine-protein kinase 35 has translation METPDGGRRGTQRAARRRRAARRGAMAAAAAAGPGGAGGGGGGPGGVPRYRLLAEIGRGAYGVVYEAVSGLSGARLAVKRIRCDAPENVELALAEFWALTSLRRQHPNVVRFEECVLQRHGLGQRMSHGNKRSQLYLRLVETSLKGERILGYAEEPCYLWFVMEFCEGGDLNQYVLSRRPDPATNRSFMLQLTSAIAFLHKNHIVHRDLKPDNILITEKSGTPVLKVADFGLSKVCAGLGARGKKGGGQENRNVNVNKYWLSSACGSDFYMAPEVWEGHYTAKADIFALGIIIWAMIERITFIDAETKKELLGTYIKQGTEIVPVGEALLENPKMELHIPQKRRTSMSEGIKQLLKDMLAANPQDRPDAFELETRMDQVTCAA, from the exons ATGGAGACGCCGGACGGTGGCCGCCGAGGGACACAAAGggcggcgaggcggcggcgggcggcgaggCGCGgggccatggcggcggcggcggcggcggggccgggaggtgccggtggtggtggggggggtcccgggggggtcccccGGTACCGGCTGCTGGCTGAGATCGGCCGCGGGGCTTACGGCGTGGTGTACGAGGCGGTGTCGGGCCTGAGCGGTGCCCGCCTGGCCGTGAAACGGATCCGTTGCGACGCCCCCGAGAACGTGGAGCTGGCCCTGGCCGAGTTCTGGGCCCTCACCAGCCTGAGGAGGCAGCACCCCAACGTGGTGCGCTTCGAGGAGTGCGTGCTGCAGCGCCACGGCCTGGGGCAGCGCATGAGCCACGGCAACAAGCGCAGCCAGCTCTACCTGCGCCTCGTCGAGACCTCCCTCAAAG GCGAGCGGATCCTGGGCTACGCGGAGGAGCCGTGCTACCTCTGGTTCGTGATGGAGTTCTGCGAGGGGGGGGACCTCAACCAGTACGTGCTGTCGCGACGGCCCGACCCGGCCACCAACAGGAGCTTCATGCTGCAGCTGACCAGCGCCATCGCCTTCCTGCACAAGAACCACATCGTCCACCGCGACCTCAAACCGGACAACATCCTCATCACCGAGAAATCCGGCACCCCCGTTCTCAAAGTGGCCGATTTCGGGCTCAGCAAGGTGTGCGCCGGCCTCGGGGCTCGGGGCAAGAAAGGGGGGGGCCAGGAGAACAGGAACGTGAACGTGAACAAGTACTGGCTGTCCTCGGCTTGCGGCTCCGATTTCTACATGGCCCCCGAGGTTTGGGAGGGACACTACACGGCCAAGGCTGACATCTTCGCCCTCGGCATCATCATCTGGGCCATGATCGAGAGGATCACCTTCATCGACGCCGAGACCaagaaggagctgctggggacctACATCAAGCAGGGGACTGAGATTGTGCCCGTTGGGGAAGCGCTGCTAGAAAACCCAAAGATGGAGCTGCACATCCCTCAGAAACGCAGGACTTCCATGTCTGAGGGGATCAAGCAGCTCCTGAAAGACATGTTGGCTGCTAACCCGCAGGATCGACCTGATGCCTTTGAGCTTGAAACCAGGATGGACCAGGTTACGTGTGCTGCTTAA
- the LOC137865639 gene encoding tyrosine-protein phosphatase non-receptor type substrate 1-like isoform X1 produces MPGGLSPPFCSSVVLVVDATAGAGRKSPAMELLPRRPAWPLTCLVLLSLRPWPGADAQAGFQLHQPQKEVSVRVGETLTLICTATAGGSVGPVKWLKGWGSGSETIFDQKDPSSSRGTIAVNESNTNFTILISDVRPEDAGTYYCVKFRKGPTGNDELYRRGNGTVVFVQARPSNPTVSGPSDRVESGKMASFTCKSGGFFPSNISVKWFKDKTSIQSQLPNVTPGPSNFTYNMSSTVTVTLQKDDIRSELTCQVLHTTLTAPLTRSYHLSQILRVPPKVVMEPPGPVGLNETVSFTCDVQGFYPGSVTVTWLENGKEMNTGSSPRPTKTPEGLFNLRSTVAVEAVLEKNGSVFTCRVVHEGQDPLSSSATLWVAASGQKESNSPYTNGSSLFIYVAVGVVCTVLALLVVAILYLIRVKQSKGKSSPSARLHEPEKSSGTTTQDSDPNNMTYADLNFTKEKKNVQRVIEVSQQSEYACIQGSQAPASNDNLTYADLDMVHLSKAPRRPAPCPEETTSEYASVQIQRQ; encoded by the exons gaAGAGCCCGGCCATGGAGCTCCTGCCCCGCCGCCCTGCCTGGCCGCTGACCTGCTTGGTGCTGCTCAGCCTGCGCCCCTGGCCAG GTGCCGATGCCCAGGCAGGCTTTCAgctgcaccagccccagaaggagGTGTCGGTGAGAGTGGGGGAGACGCTGACCCTGATCTGCACCGCGACTGCAGGGGGTTCTGTTGGCCCCGTGAAGTGGCTGAAGGGCTGGGGCAGTGGCAGTGAGACCATTTTTGACCAAAAAGACCCCTCCTCATCCCGGGGGACAATAGCAGTGAATGAGTCCAACACAAACTTCACCATCCTCATCAGCGATGTCCGCCCCGAGGACGCCGGCACCTATTACTGTGTGAAGTTTCGCAAAGGACCCACCGGCAATGATGAGTTGTATCGGCGTGGCAATGGCACGGTGGTGTTTGTGCAGG CCAGACCCTCCAACCCCACTGTGTCCGGGCCCAGTGACCGAGTGGAGTCGGGGAAGATGGCATCCTTCACCTGCAAGTCTGGGGGGTTCTTCCCCAGTAACATCAGCGTGAAGTGGTTCAAGGACAAGACCTCGATACAGTCTCAGCTGCCCAATGTCACCCCTGGGCCATCGAACTTCACCTACAACATGTCCAGCACCGTGACGGTGACGCTGCAGAAGGACGACATCCGCTCAGAGCTCACCTGCCAGGTGCTGCACACCACGCTGACGGCCCCGCTGACGAGGAGTTACCATCTGAGCCAGATCCTGCGAG tTCCCCCCAAAGTGGTCATGGAGCCTCCAGGCCCCGTGGGGCTGAACGAGACGGTGAGCTTCACCTGCGACGTGCAGGGCTTCTACCCGGGAAGCGTGACCGTCACCTGGCTGGAGAACGGGAAGGAGATGAATACGGGGAGCAGCCCCCGTCCGACAAAGACCCCCGAGGGCTTGTTCAATCTGAGGAGCACGGTGGCGGTGGAAGCTGTGCTGGAGAAGAACGGCTCCGTGTTCACCTGCCGGGTGGTGCACGAGGGCCAGGACCCCCTCAGCAGCAGCGCCACGCTGTGGGTCGCCGCCTCAGGCCAGAAGGAATCCAACTCCCCCTACACAAACG GCAGTTCGCTCTTCATCTACGTTGCGGTGGGAGTGGTCTGCACCGTGCTGGCGCTGCTGGTGGTTGCAATTCTCTACCTCATCCGGGTGAAGCAGAGCAAGG GTAAAAGCTCGCCATCTGCTAG GTTACATGAGCCGGAGAAGAGCAGCGGGACAACCACCCAG GACTCCGACCCCAACAACATGACCTACGCTGACCTGAACTTCACCAAAGAGAAGAAGAACGTCCAGCGGGTCATCGAGGTGAGCCAGCAGTCGGAGTACGCCTGCATCCAGGGCAGCCAGGCGCCCGCCAGCAACGACAACCTCACCTATGCAGACCTGGACATGGTGCACCTCAGCAAGGCGCCCCGGCGGCCCGCCCCGTGCCCCGAGGAGACCACCTCCGAGTACGCCAGCGTCCAGATCCAGCGGCAGTGA